Proteins from a single region of Streptomyces marianii:
- a CDS encoding HIT family protein, protein MPDHAHPHPAPDGAWPEDFISHRRGINCPMCANDFAAGDIGWGLLLRRGEVSNAYLWRSGQVRGYAVVIYTGRHVAEPTELDEGEAAAFWRDVLALGRAVEALYEPLKMNYLLLGNQIPHAHWHCVPRREVGADPAPGGPLSFEALDLGRQDEGQLQSDARALRRLLADADGQPGVRR, encoded by the coding sequence ATGCCCGACCACGCACACCCCCATCCCGCGCCGGACGGCGCCTGGCCGGAGGACTTCATCAGCCACCGTCGGGGCATCAACTGCCCGATGTGCGCGAACGACTTCGCCGCAGGTGACATCGGCTGGGGCCTCCTTCTCCGGCGGGGAGAGGTCAGCAACGCCTACCTGTGGCGCAGCGGGCAGGTCCGCGGGTACGCCGTCGTGATCTACACCGGCCGTCATGTCGCCGAGCCCACCGAGCTGGACGAGGGGGAGGCGGCCGCGTTCTGGCGCGACGTCCTCGCTCTGGGCCGGGCGGTGGAGGCGCTGTACGAGCCGCTGAAGATGAACTACCTGCTGCTGGGGAACCAGATCCCGCACGCCCACTGGCACTGCGTTCCACGCCGCGAGGTCGGAGCGGACCCGGCGCCGGGCGGCCCGCTGTCCTTCGAGGCGCTCGATCTCGGGCGCCAGGACGAGGGGCAGTTGCAGTCGGATGCCCGAGCCTTGCGCCGGCTGCTGGCCGACGCGGACGGCCAGCCGGGGGTGCGGCGGTGA
- a CDS encoding NUDIX domain-containing protein, which produces MSASVFFTDEHDRPVQLHSVYSPEHPWQWPGGTAETGERPWETAVRETAEETGLVVPGPPRLLAAVFGLPGPGFPSSTVTFVFDGGRLTGEQFASIVLAPEEHDELRALPLEQWRALMPVGDFDRLTAVMEARRSGMAAYVGAWDWDIGPDGPVTHAGEAAQ; this is translated from the coding sequence GTGTCCGCCAGCGTGTTCTTCACCGACGAGCACGACCGGCCCGTGCAGCTCCACAGCGTCTACAGCCCCGAGCACCCCTGGCAGTGGCCCGGGGGAACGGCGGAGACGGGCGAACGGCCGTGGGAGACCGCGGTCCGCGAGACCGCCGAGGAGACCGGGCTGGTGGTGCCCGGGCCGCCACGGCTGCTGGCGGCGGTGTTCGGTCTGCCCGGGCCCGGGTTCCCCTCGTCGACCGTCACCTTCGTGTTCGACGGCGGGCGGCTCACCGGCGAGCAGTTCGCGAGCATCGTCCTCGCCCCCGAGGAGCACGACGAGCTCCGGGCGCTGCCGCTGGAGCAGTGGCGGGCGCTGATGCCGGTAGGGGACTTCGACCGGCTGACGGCCGTCATGGAGGCCCGCCGGAGCGGGATGGCGGCCTACGTCGGCGCCTGGGACTGGGACATCGGACCGGACGGTCCGGTGACGCACGCCGGGGAGGCGGCACAGTGA
- a CDS encoding NUDIX domain-containing protein, with amino-acid sequence MPPSRSHIRATIEAYLARHAEEGEALDGLLAVLDGAGEPSSRATLPAHVTCSAVVIDRDRRVLHIRHRATGLLLAPGGHVEAGDRTLLAAALREVCEEAGIRPGDLCLTPQFLDAPIDVDVHDIDASPAKGEPAHQHFDFRFVFYLAAAQPPALALQDEEVADAQWLPFADVRSPTLRAKLLDAAAEGLDGRPEPVNASALIHDKAGRYLLHLRDDRDGIWEPWTFALLGGGREPGDSCLEATLRRELAEEVPGLEPVSLTPYAVEEATGVDGLAVPIVVYAGCWRGDADAVELREGVLLKWFTVDTLDRLRLSPGLADLIRRHAAEHPAVELPQAARPVPGEAPAGTVLHVVGVHLHLERDGKVLLGLRHPDSAYAGGSWHALAGHLEAETATAGLAREAFEEAGLVIDPADLELVHTVHTVERPGARPRIQLFFRAHHWEGTPEEREPDRCLAWQWWDAKDLPEPIVPYTRVAIEGIRAGRSYSELGWER; translated from the coding sequence GTGCCGCCTTCCCGCTCCCATATCCGCGCGACCATCGAGGCCTATCTCGCCCGGCATGCCGAGGAAGGCGAGGCACTGGACGGGCTGCTGGCTGTCCTCGACGGCGCCGGCGAGCCGTCCAGCCGCGCCACGCTGCCCGCGCACGTCACCTGCAGTGCGGTAGTCATCGACCGCGACCGTCGCGTGCTGCACATCCGCCACCGGGCGACCGGGCTGCTCCTCGCCCCCGGAGGCCATGTGGAGGCGGGCGACCGTACGCTCCTCGCTGCGGCCCTGCGGGAAGTGTGCGAAGAGGCCGGGATCCGTCCCGGCGACCTCTGCCTCACCCCGCAGTTCCTCGATGCGCCGATCGACGTGGACGTCCACGACATCGACGCCAGTCCGGCCAAGGGCGAGCCCGCCCACCAGCACTTCGACTTCCGCTTCGTCTTCTACCTCGCGGCCGCGCAGCCGCCGGCGCTGGCACTGCAGGATGAGGAAGTCGCCGACGCGCAGTGGCTCCCGTTCGCCGATGTGCGCTCCCCTACGCTGCGGGCCAAGCTCCTGGACGCCGCGGCGGAAGGCCTCGACGGACGGCCGGAGCCCGTCAACGCCAGCGCCTTGATCCACGACAAGGCCGGCCGATACCTGCTCCATCTGCGCGATGACCGGGACGGCATCTGGGAGCCGTGGACGTTCGCCCTTCTCGGTGGCGGACGTGAACCAGGGGACTCCTGTCTGGAAGCGACCCTGCGCCGGGAGCTCGCCGAAGAGGTGCCCGGCCTGGAACCGGTCAGCCTGACGCCGTACGCCGTGGAGGAGGCCACCGGTGTCGACGGCCTGGCGGTGCCCATCGTGGTCTACGCGGGCTGCTGGAGGGGTGATGCGGACGCGGTGGAGCTCCGCGAAGGTGTCCTGCTGAAGTGGTTCACCGTCGACACCCTCGACCGGCTCCGGCTCAGCCCCGGACTCGCCGACCTAATCCGCCGCCACGCGGCCGAACACCCCGCCGTGGAACTTCCGCAGGCTGCTCGCCCAGTGCCTGGCGAGGCCCCGGCCGGGACCGTGCTGCACGTCGTCGGCGTCCACCTCCACCTGGAGCGCGACGGCAAGGTCCTACTGGGGCTGCGGCATCCGGACTCGGCGTACGCGGGCGGATCGTGGCACGCACTCGCCGGACACCTGGAGGCGGAGACAGCGACCGCCGGTCTTGCCCGCGAAGCGTTCGAGGAGGCCGGGCTGGTCATCGACCCGGCAGACCTCGAGCTCGTCCACACGGTGCACACGGTGGAGCGGCCCGGAGCCCGGCCGAGGATTCAGCTCTTCTTCCGCGCCCACCACTGGGAGGGCACCCCCGAGGAACGCGAACCCGACCGGTGCCTCGCCTGGCAGTGGTGGGACGCGAAGGACCTGCCGGAGCCGATCGTCCCCTACACCCGTGTCGCGATCGAGGGCATCCGAGCCGGCCGCTCCTACAGCGAGCTGGGGTGGGAGCGTTGA
- a CDS encoding GNAT family N-acetyltransferase: MTYSTDVPGTGTRPVPRVATADDAAEITRLRSQLVLSEPLDEEWLVICRDQLAHRLQPGGDARACVVDAPGGGLAACALALVHPVLSAPKYPKGLAARIHVVATEPAHRRRGLARASVSALLEALEREGVTLYELHASKEAAPLYAEFGFARDPALMRMTRLPQARDGGAR, from the coding sequence ATGACGTACAGCACCGACGTACCGGGCACGGGGACAAGGCCCGTTCCGCGAGTGGCCACTGCGGACGACGCGGCCGAGATCACCCGGCTGCGCTCGCAGCTCGTCCTGTCCGAACCGCTCGACGAGGAGTGGCTCGTCATCTGCCGCGATCAGCTCGCACACCGGCTGCAGCCCGGGGGCGATGCCCGCGCCTGCGTCGTCGACGCGCCGGGAGGCGGGCTGGCCGCGTGCGCGCTGGCACTGGTCCACCCCGTCCTGTCGGCCCCGAAGTACCCCAAGGGGCTGGCCGCCCGGATCCACGTCGTGGCCACCGAACCCGCTCACCGGCGGCGCGGCCTCGCCCGGGCGTCCGTGTCCGCGCTGCTGGAAGCGTTGGAGCGCGAGGGGGTCACGCTCTACGAGCTGCATGCGAGCAAGGAGGCCGCGCCGCTGTATGCGGAGTTCGGCTTCGCGCGTGATCCGGCCCTCATGCGCATGACGCGGCTCCCGCAGGCCCGCGATGGGGGCGCGCGATGA
- a CDS encoding MFS transporter, with protein sequence MTSSTDPSASSGARPSLWRHRNFRRYLTGQAASVTGSSISSMVIPVLAVLELDATTAEVAWLTFLGQLPPALLALHAGALADRHSKRKQMITGDLISAAALASVPVAAALDRLSLTQLMVVAAVQGAAGVLHDAAAISLLPSLVDRSLLQRSNSRIGSLFAVAATAGSNLGATLTALLGPARALLGDVLSYLVSAWCTARIQTPEHPRPAAQDRRLHTEIGEGLRYVNGDHRLRTLTLVNATTSFALALLNTLWALYLLRSLTMGATAFGVVLGLGALGAAAGALTAPSLAARYGPGPMMLAALAITPLAQIPLLLASPSLIWQFAIGAALFLQLACAGAAGTTQRTIRQVVTADGMQARMQAVSTWLTSGARPVAALLAGGLGTWIGVRPTLAAGTCLLVVPLVVLYRSPLRSLREMPGSPAVPPPSGAALAQPAPSPREPAVRQPAAPGDVRRDRSPGGGP encoded by the coding sequence ATGACCTCCTCCACTGACCCTTCCGCGTCTTCCGGCGCCCGGCCGTCGCTGTGGCGGCACCGCAACTTCCGCCGCTACCTGACCGGGCAGGCAGCCAGCGTGACCGGCAGCTCGATCAGCAGCATGGTGATCCCCGTGCTGGCGGTGCTCGAACTCGATGCGACCACCGCCGAGGTCGCCTGGCTGACGTTCCTGGGCCAACTGCCGCCCGCACTCCTGGCGTTGCACGCCGGGGCACTCGCCGACCGCCACTCCAAACGGAAGCAGATGATCACCGGCGACCTGATCAGCGCCGCCGCGCTGGCCAGCGTGCCCGTGGCGGCCGCTCTGGACCGGCTGTCCCTGACCCAGCTGATGGTGGTCGCAGCGGTGCAGGGCGCGGCGGGGGTGCTGCACGACGCCGCCGCGATCAGTCTCCTGCCCAGCCTGGTCGACCGGTCCCTGCTCCAACGGAGCAACAGCCGCATCGGCAGCCTCTTCGCCGTCGCCGCCACCGCGGGCAGCAACCTCGGCGCCACACTGACCGCGCTCCTCGGCCCGGCCAGAGCCCTTCTCGGAGACGTCTTGTCCTACCTCGTCAGCGCCTGGTGCACCGCCCGCATCCAGACCCCCGAACACCCCCGGCCGGCAGCACAAGACCGCCGGCTACACACCGAGATCGGTGAGGGCCTGCGCTACGTGAACGGCGACCACCGGCTGCGCACCCTGACCCTCGTCAACGCGACGACGTCGTTCGCCCTGGCGCTCCTCAATACCTTGTGGGCGCTGTACCTGCTCCGGTCCCTCACCATGGGCGCGACCGCCTTCGGCGTGGTCCTGGGACTCGGGGCGCTGGGCGCGGCGGCCGGGGCGCTGACCGCCCCCTCGCTCGCGGCGCGGTACGGGCCCGGGCCGATGATGCTCGCCGCGCTCGCGATCACCCCGCTCGCCCAGATCCCTCTGCTCCTCGCCTCCCCGAGCCTCATCTGGCAGTTCGCCATCGGTGCCGCCCTCTTTCTTCAGCTGGCCTGTGCCGGGGCCGCGGGGACGACCCAGCGCACCATTCGCCAGGTCGTCACCGCCGACGGCATGCAGGCTCGCATGCAGGCCGTGAGTACCTGGCTCACCTCCGGTGCACGGCCGGTGGCCGCCCTCCTCGCCGGCGGGCTTGGCACGTGGATCGGTGTGCGTCCCACCCTGGCCGCCGGTACCTGCCTCCTCGTCGTTCCCCTCGTGGTGCTCTACCGCTCCCCGCTGCGCAGCCTGCGGGAGATGCCCGGCTCGCCCGCCGTGCCCCCTCCTTCCGGGGCCGCCCTCGCGCAACCGGCGCCGTCACCGCGTGAACCGGCTGTGCGCCAACCCGCAGCGCCGGGGGATGTGCGGCGCGACCGCTCGCCCGGAGGAGGTCCGTGA
- a CDS encoding phosphotransferase, with the protein MSGSERHTVPVDVHLIAVRGGEQGPEVLLSRRAGTVYAAGHWHFPSGHVDGPFEDVVTALVREAYEETGLVVDADDVRAAVTVHHRAPAGGARVGFFFEVRRWSGTPDVREPKVCDAMDWFPFDALPEPMVAYCRAGLDAYRAGVPMAVHFQESGDTIGHDPAVDRLRLMPAPGSGEPRPGREVREFTEQAVGRITTWTDVSWARTASRVWRAQGASGGTWFVKIHQNDRFHGREVTALREWVPGLGGAGPRLVAADAGLRAVVLTAVEGRPLHGMVLPPDEERQVFRTIGKLTARIHASPLPPASPGTAPVVPHAKLERHLDGARPHLRPGDEQYVRWVVDSAVRLPPAEAVVTHGDLQLRNLLRAGDGALRVIDFERSEPQSAVRDLVRLLDCFDGREDLYEAFFAGYGRRFTEDERARLLVEAVLDAVSGIAFGNKTGDPELVERGRRTLLRCRAGAAARAIDGGDPR; encoded by the coding sequence GTGAGTGGGAGCGAGCGGCACACGGTGCCGGTGGACGTGCATCTGATTGCTGTCCGTGGGGGCGAGCAGGGCCCGGAGGTGCTGCTGTCGCGGCGGGCCGGCACCGTCTATGCCGCGGGCCACTGGCACTTCCCCTCGGGCCACGTAGACGGTCCCTTCGAGGATGTCGTCACCGCGCTCGTGCGCGAGGCGTACGAGGAGACAGGCCTGGTGGTGGATGCGGACGACGTGCGGGCCGCGGTCACCGTCCACCACCGGGCACCAGCCGGAGGCGCGCGGGTCGGGTTCTTCTTCGAGGTCCGCCGCTGGTCCGGGACGCCGGACGTCAGGGAGCCCAAGGTGTGCGACGCCATGGACTGGTTCCCGTTCGACGCCCTGCCGGAGCCGATGGTCGCCTACTGCCGCGCAGGGCTGGACGCCTACCGGGCCGGTGTTCCCATGGCGGTGCACTTCCAGGAGTCGGGCGACACCATCGGGCACGACCCGGCCGTCGACCGGCTCCGCCTGATGCCCGCTCCCGGCTCGGGTGAGCCGCGGCCCGGGCGGGAGGTGCGGGAGTTCACCGAGCAGGCGGTCGGCCGGATTACCACCTGGACGGACGTGTCCTGGGCCCGGACCGCCAGCCGAGTGTGGCGCGCGCAGGGCGCCTCGGGCGGGACGTGGTTCGTCAAGATCCACCAGAACGACCGCTTCCACGGCCGGGAGGTCACGGCCCTGCGCGAATGGGTGCCGGGGCTCGGGGGCGCCGGTCCCCGGCTGGTGGCGGCAGACGCGGGACTGCGGGCGGTGGTCCTGACCGCCGTCGAGGGCCGCCCGCTGCACGGCATGGTGCTGCCACCGGATGAAGAGCGGCAGGTGTTCCGGACGATCGGAAAGCTCACGGCCCGCATCCACGCGAGCCCCCTGCCGCCGGCGTCGCCCGGGACGGCGCCGGTCGTCCCGCACGCGAAGCTGGAACGGCACCTGGACGGGGCGCGACCGCATCTGAGGCCCGGTGACGAGCAGTACGTGCGGTGGGTCGTGGACAGTGCTGTCCGGCTGCCGCCGGCCGAAGCGGTGGTGACCCACGGCGATCTACAGCTCCGCAACCTGCTCCGGGCCGGTGACGGCGCCCTGCGGGTCATCGACTTCGAACGCAGCGAACCGCAGTCCGCCGTGCGGGACCTGGTCCGTCTCCTCGACTGCTTCGACGGCCGGGAAGACCTCTACGAGGCGTTCTTCGCCGGGTACGGCCGGCGTTTCACAGAGGACGAGAGGGCGCGCCTGTTGGTGGAAGCGGTCCTGGACGCGGTGTCCGGCATCGCCTTCGGAAACAAGACCGGCGACCCGGAGCTGGTCGAGCGGGGGCGCCGCACCCTTCTGCGCTGCCGCGCCGGCGCCGCTGCCCGCGCGATCGACGGAGGTGACCCGCGATGA
- a CDS encoding class I SAM-dependent methyltransferase, with product MTLFHAAADAYDRHRPGLPDEVVHLLASALHGIRRPALLDLGTGTGQVPAALLPVLPQLARLDLVDADRDMLHQAGIVLRPLLAGRAAAFHPVRAEEFTAPEEGYRADLVTCARAFHWMDRPAVLAMADHVTSPDATLAIMGDGSLWTHQAPWTVALRELIQSYLGAERRAGATGTYTGPNRRYEDDLAESPFSEVEEHHFPLRRVWTPDKVIGYLRSTSFARPALFGDRHPQFEAEAQDLLEEHASKEDGLVENAVFDVLLARRPGGVR from the coding sequence GTGACCCTGTTCCACGCCGCGGCGGACGCCTACGACCGGCACCGCCCCGGCCTCCCCGACGAGGTCGTCCACCTGCTCGCCAGCGCCCTGCACGGCATCCGCCGCCCGGCTCTGCTTGATCTGGGCACCGGGACCGGCCAGGTGCCGGCCGCCCTGCTGCCTGTCCTGCCGCAGCTCGCCCGCCTGGACCTCGTCGATGCCGACCGGGACATGCTCCACCAGGCCGGTATCGTCCTCCGCCCGCTTCTCGCGGGCCGGGCCGCCGCCTTCCATCCCGTCCGGGCCGAGGAGTTCACCGCGCCCGAGGAGGGATACCGGGCTGACCTGGTCACCTGTGCGCGGGCCTTCCACTGGATGGACCGCCCGGCCGTCCTGGCCATGGCCGACCATGTCACCTCTCCCGACGCCACCCTGGCGATCATGGGCGACGGCAGCCTCTGGACCCATCAGGCGCCGTGGACCGTCGCGCTGCGAGAGCTGATCCAGTCCTACCTCGGCGCCGAACGCCGCGCCGGAGCCACCGGGACCTACACAGGTCCGAACCGCCGGTACGAGGACGACTTGGCCGAGTCCCCGTTCAGCGAAGTCGAGGAGCACCATTTCCCGCTCCGCCGCGTGTGGACCCCGGACAAGGTGATCGGCTACCTGCGCAGCACCAGCTTCGCCCGCCCCGCCCTCTTCGGTGACCGGCATCCCCAGTTCGAGGCCGAGGCTCAGGACCTGCTGGAAGAGCACGCGTCGAAGGAGGACGGGCTCGTCGAGAACGCGGTGTTCGATGTCCTGCTCGCCCGTCGCCCGGGAGGCGTCCGGTGA
- a CDS encoding phosphotransferase enzyme family protein, whose translation MSGAESDVMVVAGILPLFYRIIPTAVDEGPAGTATRNYVARDSEGGRWFVKAYPAGTDLDAERQALELGQFARLGRIPVPVVRHTLDGDLIAAAGGMAVSVAAFVENAQTAEGGLSGDRWAAVGETVGRLHQTLARHPAGPPRRVPAREVCDVKRARQRLDRLLTLFAKRPPTLGFSAWARETAAQRRDALPAVAAMVKELPPSLTVQAVHGDLASPNLLLRGQQVAALIDFRPPGHRSPAWELGRIVLDPRTVLAEPQWPAGLAEAVAAYQAANPALPAEELLAVPRIAAGYLACSVYPLAEAVDDPAAVTPELEAYGRNRHAAMVELCERLTEAEEVLHDLLH comes from the coding sequence GTGAGCGGCGCCGAGTCGGACGTGATGGTCGTGGCGGGGATCCTGCCGCTGTTCTACCGGATCATCCCGACCGCGGTCGACGAGGGTCCTGCGGGGACCGCGACCCGCAACTACGTGGCCCGGGACAGCGAAGGCGGACGGTGGTTCGTGAAGGCATACCCGGCGGGCACCGATCTGGACGCGGAGCGCCAAGCGCTCGAGCTCGGCCAGTTCGCGCGGCTCGGCCGGATCCCGGTGCCGGTTGTGCGGCACACCCTGGACGGTGACCTCATCGCGGCCGCCGGCGGGATGGCGGTGTCGGTCGCGGCGTTCGTCGAGAACGCGCAGACAGCGGAGGGCGGCCTGTCCGGCGACCGGTGGGCCGCCGTGGGCGAGACGGTCGGCCGCCTGCACCAGACCCTGGCCCGGCACCCGGCCGGGCCTCCCCGCCGCGTGCCCGCCCGGGAGGTCTGCGACGTGAAGCGGGCCCGGCAGCGCCTTGACCGGCTGCTCACCCTCTTCGCCAAGAGGCCGCCCACCCTCGGGTTTTCCGCCTGGGCGCGCGAGACGGCTGCCCAGCGGCGCGACGCACTGCCTGCCGTGGCTGCCATGGTCAAAGAGCTGCCGCCGTCCTTGACCGTGCAGGCCGTCCACGGCGACCTGGCCTCGCCCAACCTGCTTCTGCGCGGGCAGCAGGTGGCGGCATTGATCGACTTTCGGCCGCCCGGTCACCGCAGCCCCGCCTGGGAGCTCGGGCGGATCGTCCTGGACCCGCGCACCGTTCTGGCCGAGCCGCAGTGGCCCGCCGGCCTGGCCGAAGCTGTTGCCGCCTACCAGGCGGCCAACCCGGCGCTGCCGGCCGAAGAACTCCTCGCGGTGCCTCGGATCGCCGCCGGGTACCTGGCGTGCTCGGTGTATCCCCTGGCTGAGGCCGTCGACGACCCGGCCGCCGTCACCCCTGAACTCGAGGCGTACGGCCGCAATCGGCATGCGGCCATGGTCGAGCTGTGCGAGCGGCTGACGGAAGCCGAGGAGGTGCTCCATGACCTCCTCCACTGA
- a CDS encoding protein-L-isoaspartate O-methyltransferase family protein has translation MSADLSVTTSARRAAMVERLKADGVLTDVRLREALLSVPREVLLPHAYVRISDPGIEPIEWRLLDGAHPDDQAEWLDLIHSGESVLLQRDGEQLDGLVRGPVTGGNMTSMSTYGQATVEALQTLQLAPGQRYLELGPGPGVSLALAAAVTGPRLAAGVERDGPMAAFAQRNLDRIGLGATVVEGDALDGHPAGGAFDRIHSGIGVPCVPPAWVEQLAPGGRLLTTLATRTPSWPGQFLATRTGAGEIEAVLRGRPRGYRPMFGYRWLNAVTMRPRIKAEPGVPRPTRLTPPPDDAYGFWLAAAYLAPGLVRDFQAETMTIAAPDEDSWAVAGPGEDTVRVHGPRDVWAELEDVHARWVLAGRPDSYRVTVPEGGGPQHVASGTGRRALTWVLPPLAPVPHQPAVPCPTEHHTEKIL, from the coding sequence ATGTCTGCTGACCTGTCTGTCACGACCAGCGCCCGGCGTGCCGCGATGGTGGAGCGTCTGAAGGCCGACGGCGTGCTGACCGATGTCCGGCTACGCGAGGCGCTGCTGTCGGTGCCGCGGGAGGTGCTGCTTCCCCACGCGTACGTACGGATCAGTGATCCGGGCATCGAGCCGATCGAGTGGCGCCTGCTCGACGGCGCGCACCCGGACGACCAGGCCGAGTGGCTCGACCTGATCCACAGCGGTGAGTCGGTCCTGCTGCAGCGCGACGGGGAGCAGCTCGACGGGCTCGTACGCGGGCCGGTGACCGGCGGGAACATGACGTCGATGTCGACCTACGGCCAGGCCACCGTCGAAGCGCTCCAGACGCTGCAACTGGCGCCTGGGCAGCGGTACCTGGAGCTCGGCCCGGGCCCGGGGGTCTCCCTCGCGCTCGCCGCCGCCGTCACCGGCCCCCGCCTCGCCGCAGGCGTCGAACGCGACGGCCCCATGGCCGCCTTCGCCCAGCGTAACCTCGACCGGATCGGTCTGGGCGCGACGGTCGTGGAGGGCGATGCCCTTGATGGGCACCCGGCGGGAGGAGCGTTCGACCGGATCCACTCCGGCATCGGCGTGCCCTGCGTCCCGCCGGCGTGGGTGGAGCAGCTCGCGCCCGGCGGGCGGCTGCTGACGACGCTCGCCACCCGCACCCCGAGCTGGCCCGGACAGTTCCTGGCCACCCGGACCGGGGCAGGCGAGATCGAGGCAGTGCTGCGAGGGCGGCCGCGCGGATACCGGCCCATGTTCGGCTATCGGTGGCTCAACGCCGTGACGATGCGGCCCAGGATCAAGGCCGAACCCGGCGTACCGCGCCCGACCCGGCTCACGCCGCCGCCGGACGATGCGTATGGCTTCTGGCTCGCGGCCGCGTATCTGGCGCCCGGGCTCGTCCGCGACTTCCAGGCCGAGACGATGACGATCGCCGCCCCCGACGAGGACTCCTGGGCGGTCGCCGGGCCCGGCGAGGACACCGTCCGCGTCCACGGGCCCCGGGATGTGTGGGCCGAGCTTGAGGACGTGCACGCCCGCTGGGTGCTGGCCGGACGGCCCGACAGCTACCGGGTGACCGTGCCGGAAGGCGGCGGGCCACAGCACGTCGCCTCCGGCACCGGCCGGCGCGCCCTGACGTGGGTCCTGCCTCCGCTCGCGCCGGTGCCCCACCAACCCGCTGTCCCCTGCCCGACCGAGCACCACACGGAGAAGATCCTGTGA